A window of the Megalopta genalis isolate 19385.01 chromosome 2, iyMegGena1_principal, whole genome shotgun sequence genome harbors these coding sequences:
- the LOC117226503 gene encoding uncharacterized protein LOC117226503 isoform X9: MEDPQTPGSDCNSNPATDSIQHDLISSEFVQDNVDYQWFVDYGFRDGGLHIHPSVLSSLSASYTREDLGYYDDLARNLDANLAEIDMESFRTADIHTLLTALPVMCTDPVQHSEFNYQRERYASISGSVMEKLDIGSSISPHTSSQGEDSACSTTDTISICKSSLLFSPLKETPVLPPGGSYSVDSLDCEDMLLTCQVNNKDNYTIAFEGSITMYSDGSQDFENQEKQENDETPERFYNRNSDLKNVLDLSMACSDSKIYTTWSNLKHSSMNKIMTRHPSGNNNTNSEFLQGVGTILPGTNKRSQSLPDLTQATQLQHINVPLNFSVNSAESNNHAQQSHSSGSVMSRSTNEECSDSGEHASSGKKLQNLSLVKLFMKQKSMSADGMSLTFDQSDSASDNGWPTSNSASDSGTNTNTQIQRKNLNNTSKCQLPESDFSINWVKGEIHNNQEIEKEKDISNDIPKHSWIIAGQKDDMVSSASVEELSENMTKSDLTHDNENIQNSFDVISNGFDQQKKTAWIRSLEKKYSVCKTTGIQAIAETEDNAVQTSLLFPEPPAEKENPSVRETIVNKKPVYVVYPNYALPDLSFLNIKDTRMENVALKPQCYGKNRVSWRQHTSRSGRPFSCNDIDALRQRGFSHVKDWESLTFLLPIEYKKILHDVPEVSKHININEETKKPLFCLSPPMRHKSRPISEIIPNNSSSTSSTATQPSSGYRGSSTILTDSSTNQQMSNNAANPLYLYRYDSISSEASLVSNDKKAYKQVSKSKTICPSLPKRSISLPHGDREADFSNGKVPPRPPLPRSILRKNKVPASKRYSMFEMVDVEEIEDQQPPEANKRMSLQEPYYMNNDLQLYRGRIIDSEKDVDEMEEKCHERMNDLNNAGDIETEASENSEDDVKQLEEYLKRSGFSSQSSDGDTEDPDVKLRSYVRKFLALRMNKDVTKTTDMLESQKKTVSFAVNQRKKYLDNKTNNLNTVPNEQTKDCTLAEERRDTSPENRSLDLDDKKKMILSVNKAVDLLLKYWNGESIHSRQNYGDKSECAQICLSHLCPALYAIMSDGLKPHLNSTFGPITNSVWQVVEASSQQGPVTKTLNELVQKINGEDVITEGMLKFHAFVFGLLNLRALDAWFAYLCTRESILRKHYNNNSLFVSALANANAREVVDTLLHRLNPLAFCPFQLDLLYQYRQLHNSFGNLNNHNISAVNFRNVDISSKDHHFDKTDVCTVVSSPRKVRPKSCVAYNNYDDKSGQHKSDMETVKKRLSNPIGTKAFRALDKLTSEDSEDYTDSLEHSPLNRASSKHNHPVTRTKSRSPENNRDDEDNMIGEAKFRKIQEKWESMVGKEEGKSQPVTTSPSSPTRTPTSLGKSKIPRLLTSPVKQSNTVLAKNTKSPVSGIPSLKKPVMLTTPKTAPKKPIELRNKETTKRTSRVDEEHVGTARTHLARPSSLPYKSYGLASKEKNMVSPQRRAASTSLPRPTSTAAAAARNPPAKKAIKEVRTITHRNSSDDKILLAFGEGEKLRVLLEVDSKWLLCAKGDRKGLVPRRCVYNIQT, encoded by the exons ATGGAAGATCCACAAACACCAGGCTCCGATTGCAATTCTAATCCTGCCACAGATTCTATACAACACGACTTGATTAGTTCTGAATTTGTACAGGATAATGTAGATTATCAGTGGTTTGTCGATTATGG cttcagagaTGGAGGGCTTCATATTCATCCTAGTGTATTGTCCTCGCTCTCTGCTTCGTACACTCGAGAGGATTTGGGTTACTACGATGACCTGGCCCGCAATCTGGATGCTAACTTGGCAGAAATCGATATGGAAAGTTTTCGTACTGCAGACATTCATACTTTGCTTACAGCTCTGCCTGTTATGTGCACCGATCCAGTTCAGCATTCGGAG TTTAACTATCAAAGGGAACGATATGCCAGTATATCTGGATCTGTTATGGAAAAGCTTGACATCGGTTCATCTATCAGCCCTCATACCAGCAGCCAG GGAGAAGATTCAGCCTGTTCGACGACGGACACGATTTCCATTTGCAAATCGTCGTTGCTATTTTCCCCTCTGAAAGAGACACCCGTGCTACCACCGGGTGGTAGCTACAGCGTCGACTCTCTGGACTGCGAGGATATGTTGCTAACATGCCAAGTGAACAACAAAGACAACTACACTATCGCCTTTGAGGGTAGTATCACAATGTATTCAGATGGCTCTCAAGATTTTGAAAATCAAG AGAAGCAGGAAAATGACGAGACGCCAGAAAGATTTTACAATAGGAATTCCGACTTAAAGAACGTGTTAGATTTATCAATGGCATGTTCTGATTCAAAAATTTATACTACATGGAGCAACTTGAAACATTCTTCCATGAACAAAATCATGACTCGTCATCCCTCAggcaataataatacaaattccGAATTTTTACAAGGCGTTGGAACTATTCTACCCGGTACGAATAAAAGGAGTCAAAGCTTACCGGATCTTACTCAAGCTACTCAACTACAGCACATTAATGTACCTCTCAATTTCTCT GTCAACTCCGCGGAATCAAATAATCATGCACAACAGTCACATAGCTCAGGGTCCGTAATGAGCCGATCAACTAACGAAGAATGCTCCGACAGCGGGGAACACGCTTCATCTGGGAAGAAGCTGCAGAACTTGAGCCTTGTCAAATTATTTATGAAACAGAAGAGTATGAGTGCAGACGGCATGAGCCTTACTTTCGACCAGTCGGACTCTGCCAGCGATAACGGATGGCCTACAAGCAATAGCGCTAGTGATAGTGGTACTAATACAAATACGCAAATACAACGGAAAAATCTAAACAATACCTCAAAATGCCAACTACCGGAAAGCGACTTCTCTATTAATTGGGTGAAAGGAGAGATCCACAACAATCAGGAAATAGAGAAGGAGAAAGATATTTCTAACGACATTCCAAAGCATTCGTGGATAATTGCTGGACAAAAGGACGATATGGTGTCGTCGGCATCTGTCGAAGAACTATCTGAAAATATGACGAAGTCAGATTTAACGCATGATAACGAGAACATCCAAAACAGTTTCGATGTaatttcaaatggattcgacCAACAAAAGAAAACAGCATGGATCCGATCCTTGGAGAAGAAGTATTCGGTTTGTAAAACTACGGGCATTCAGGCGATAGCCGAGACGGAGGATAATGCGGTTCAGACGTCGTTATTGTTCCCAGAACCACCAGCGGAGAAAGAGAATCCGTCTGTGAGGGAGACAATTGTTAATAAGAAACCAGTATACGTTGTTTACCCAAATTACGCGTTACCTGATTTATCGTTTCTTAATATCAAAGACACCCGGATGGAAAACGTAGCTTTGAAGCCGCAGTGTTATGGGAAAAACAGGGTCAGTTGGAGACAGCATACGAGTAGATCCGGTAGACCGTTTTCGTGCAACGACATAGACGCCCTGCGTCAACGCGGGTTCTCGCATGTTAAAGACTGGGAGTCGTTGACATTCCTTCTGCCTATCGAGTACAAGAAGATTCTACACGATGTGCCCGAAGTGTCCAAGCACATCAATATCAATGAAGAGACGAAGAAGCCGCTGTTCTGTTTGTCACCGCCGATGCGTCACAAATCTCGACCCATCAGTGAAATTATACCAAATAATTCGTCGTCTACTAGCAGCACTGCAACTCAACCATCCTCTGGGTACCGGGGATCTTCTACGATTCTGACCGACTCCTCAACGAATCAGCAGATGTCGAACAACGCGGCAAACCCGTTGTATCTTTACCGTTACGATAGTATTAGTTCCGAGGCCAGTTTAGTGAGTAACGATAAGAAGGCGTACAAACAAGTCAGCAAATCTAAGACGATCTGCCCGTCTCTCCCAAAGAGATCCATTTCTTTACCGCATGGAGATCGCGAAGCTGACTTCTCTAATGGGAAAGTGCCACCGAGACCACCTTTACCTAGAAGTATTTTAAGAAAAAACAAGGTTCCTGCGAGCAAGAGGTACAGCATGTTCGAGATGGTGGATGTGGAAGAGATAGAGGATCAACAGCCTCCAGAGGCGAACAAGAGAATGTCCTTACAAGAACCATATTACATGAACAATGACTTACAGTTGTATCGTGGAAGAATCATCGACTCTGAGAAGGATGTCGACGAGATGGAAGAGAAATGCCACGAAAGGATGAATGATTTAAACAACGCTGGAGATATAGAGACTGAAGCTTCAGAGAATAGCGAGGACGACGTGAAACAGCTGGAGGAATACTTGAAACGCAGCGGATTCAGCTCGCAGAGCAGCGATGGAGACACCGAAGACCCTGATGTTAAATTAAGATCATATGTAAGAAAGTTCTTAGCTCTTCGAATGAACAAGGATGTTACCAAAACTACCGATATGCTAGAATCTCAGAAAAAGACTGTCAGCTTCGCTGTAAACCAAAGGAAGAAATACTTAGACAATAAG ACCAATAATTTAAATACGGTTCCAAACGAACAGACTAAAGATTGTACGCTTGCAGAAGAGAGGAGGGACACGAGTCCTGAAAATAGATCATTAGATTTAGACGACAAGAAAA AAATGATATTATCGGTGAACAAGGCGGTGGATTTATTGTTGAAATATTGGAATGGAGAGTCTATTCACAGTAGACAGAATTACGGTGATAAGAGCGAGTGTGCACAAATCTGTCTTAGTCACTTGTGCCCTGCTTTGTACGCCATCATGTCGGAcggactgaagccacacttaAATTCTACATTTGGACCAATAACGAATAGTGTTTGGCAGGTCGTCGAAGCATCTTCTCAGCAGGGACCAGTCACTAAAACGTTGAACGAACTAGTACAAAAAATTAACGGTGAGGACGTTATCACCGAGGGAATGTTAAAGTTTCATGCATTTGTATTTGGTTTATTAAA TTTAAGAGCTCTAGACGCGTGGTTCGCGTACCTGTGCACGAGGGAATCAATCTTGAGGAAGCATTACAACAATAATAGCTTATTCGTAAGCGCTTTGGCAAATGCAAACGCGCGCGAGGTCGTCGACACTCTTCTGCACCGTCTAAACCCCCTAGCTTTCTGCCCATTTCAGTTGGACCTTCTGTATCAGTATCGTCAGCTTCACAATAGCTTTGGCAATTTAAATAATCATAATATAAGC GCCGTAAACTTTAGGAACGTGGACATCAGTTCGAAGGACCACCATTTTGATAAGACAGACGTTTGCACAGTAGTTTCTAGTCCTAGGAAAGTACGTCCGAAATCCTGCGTCGCCTACAACAATTACGACGACAAATCTGGCCAGCATAAGTCAGATATGGAAACAGTTAAGAAACGTTTAAGCAATCCCATAGGTACGAAAGCGTTCCGGGCTCTAGACAAGCTGACTTCCGAGGATTCCGAGGACTACACCGACAGTTTGGAGCATTCACCATTGAATAGAGCGTCGAGCAAACACAATCACCCTGTGACTCGCACGAAATCTCGTAGTCCAGAGAATAATAGGGACGACGAGGACAACATGATCGGAGAAGCAAAATTCAGAAAGATTCAGGAGAAGTGGGAGTCGATGGTCGGAAAGGAGGAGGGTAAGAGCCAGCCCGTCACAACGTCGCCATCGTCGCCAACACGAACACCGACTAGTTTGGGGAAATCGAAAATCCCGAGGCTACTGACCTCCCCAGTAAAGCAATCGAATACAGTGCTCGCTAAAAATACAAAGTCCCCGGTCTCGGGTATCCCGTCGTTGAAGAAACCTGTAATGTTGACGACGCCGAAAACTGCACCAAAAAAGCCTATAGAGTTAAGAAACAAAGAGACAACAAAACGTACCAGTAGGGTGGACGAGGAGCATGTGGGAACAGCGCGGACCCACTTGGCGCGTCCCAGTTCTCTACCATACAAATCTTACGGTTTAGCGTCTAAGGAGAAGAACATGGTGTCCCCGCAAAGACGGGCAGCGTCTACGTCTTTGCCAAGACCAACCAgcactgctgctgctgctgcgagAAATCCTCCAGCAAAGAAGGCTATCAA AGAGGTGCGCACTATCACACACAGAAACTCGTCGGACGACAAAATACTCCTCGCGTTCGGAGAAGGCGAGAAGCTCAGAGTGCTTCTAGAGGTGGATAGCAAGTGGTTATTATGCGCGAAAGGCGATCGGAAAGGTCTGGTTCCGCGGAGGTGTGTGTACAATATTCAGACTTAG